One Halosegnis longus DNA window includes the following coding sequences:
- a CDS encoding ABC transporter permease encodes MANEESLATRLTRRFPAGSLAVRNLSRQRLRAGLAMLGIVIGVFAVVTLGMLGTALQTAALAELGGLGNQVIISPSDGEENLGPREIQAIRQAAAGGGTVIPLKSGGASVSGPNGQSFAQLYGTTQPAALFGVDDVPDTLRQGVAVGDELAAGVGARVGSAIEIEGNRYRVLAIIDSEGTFSPIRPGSAVVLPPDEFVADDYAQVVVQADSADDARAIADGVRERLNSRQERVSVLSLTSVLSRITEFFALLNGFLLAVAGISLVVAGVSIFNVMLMTVSERRGEIGVLRAVGIHRDEVLRTLLVESTLLGVVGGALGAVLGAVVVVGVALGTRLPLSAVLVPTNGLVVLGAFGFGMLIALGGGLYPAYRAAWEPPVESLRG; translated from the coding sequence ATGGCTAACGAGGAGTCGCTGGCGACGCGGCTGACCCGGCGGTTTCCCGCAGGCTCGCTCGCCGTCCGGAACCTCTCGCGCCAGCGGCTCCGGGCGGGGCTCGCGATGCTCGGTATCGTCATCGGCGTCTTCGCGGTCGTCACGCTCGGGATGCTCGGCACGGCACTCCAGACCGCCGCGCTGGCCGAACTCGGCGGACTCGGCAATCAGGTCATCATCAGTCCCAGCGACGGCGAGGAGAATCTCGGCCCGCGTGAGATACAGGCCATCCGGCAGGCTGCGGCCGGCGGCGGAACCGTCATCCCCCTGAAGTCGGGCGGGGCGAGCGTCTCCGGGCCGAACGGGCAGTCCTTCGCCCAACTGTACGGGACCACACAGCCGGCGGCGCTGTTCGGCGTCGACGACGTGCCCGACACCCTCAGACAGGGGGTCGCGGTCGGTGATGAACTCGCTGCCGGAGTCGGCGCGCGCGTCGGGTCGGCAATCGAAATCGAGGGGAACCGCTACCGCGTGCTCGCGATTATCGACTCCGAGGGGACCTTCTCGCCGATTCGGCCGGGGTCCGCTGTCGTGCTCCCGCCCGACGAGTTCGTCGCCGACGACTACGCACAGGTCGTGGTGCAGGCCGACTCCGCGGACGACGCGCGGGCGATTGCCGACGGCGTCCGCGAGCGGCTGAACAGCCGCCAGGAACGGGTGTCGGTGCTCTCGCTGACGAGCGTGCTCTCGCGGATCACCGAGTTCTTCGCGCTGTTGAACGGGTTCTTGCTCGCCGTGGCCGGCATCTCGCTCGTCGTCGCCGGCGTCTCTATCTTCAACGTGATGTTGATGACGGTCTCCGAGCGCAGGGGGGAAATCGGCGTGCTCCGGGCCGTCGGCATCCACCGCGACGAGGTGCTCCGGACGCTGCTCGTGGAGTCGACGCTGCTCGGGGTCGTGGGCGGGGCACTCGGGGCAGTGCTCGGGGCAGTCGTTGTCGTGGGAGTGGCGCTCGGCACCCGACTCCCGCTGTCTGCCGTGCTCGTGCCGACGAACGGGCTTGTCGTGCTCGGCGCGTTCGGGTTCGGGATGTTGATCGCGCTCGGCGGGGGTCTCTATCCGGCGTACCGAGCGGCGTGGGAGCCGCCGGTCGAATCACTGCGCGGCTAG
- a CDS encoding ABC transporter ATP-binding protein: MSGADETPPPLRLDGVTKQYEGGGGTVTALSDVKFTVERGEVTAIMGPSGSGKSTMLNMLGLLDDPTTGSVELLGEPVAALSARERTDVRRKRVGFVFQDFHLIPTLSAVENVRLPTRFLDADYTDRAVDLLGRVGLADRLEHTPDELSGGQKQRVAIARSLINEPDVLLADEPTGNLDRDTGEAVLGEIQTIADGGVGVVAVTHDSLVGEYADRTVELIDGVLDG; this comes from the coding sequence ATGAGCGGCGCGGACGAGACCCCGCCGCCGCTGCGACTCGACGGCGTCACGAAGCAGTACGAGGGTGGCGGAGGTACCGTCACCGCCCTCAGCGACGTGAAGTTCACCGTCGAGCGCGGCGAGGTGACCGCCATCATGGGACCGTCCGGCTCGGGCAAGTCGACGATGTTGAACATGCTCGGCCTGCTCGACGACCCGACGACTGGCAGCGTCGAGCTGCTTGGCGAGCCGGTCGCCGCGCTGTCGGCTCGGGAACGGACCGACGTACGCCGCAAGCGCGTCGGCTTCGTGTTCCAGGATTTCCATCTGATTCCGACGCTGTCTGCCGTCGAGAACGTCCGGCTGCCGACCCGGTTTCTCGACGCTGACTACACCGACCGCGCGGTCGACTTGCTCGGCCGGGTCGGTCTCGCCGACCGGCTGGAACACACGCCAGACGAGCTGTCGGGCGGCCAGAAACAGCGGGTCGCCATTGCGCGCTCGCTCATCAACGAACCGGACGTGCTGCTCGCCGACGAACCGACGGGCAACCTCGACCGCGACACCGGCGAAGCCGTGCTCGGAGAGATACAGACCATCGCCGACGGCGGCGTCGGCGTCGTCGCCGTCACCCACGACAGCCTCGTCGGCGAGTACGCCGACCGGACGGTCGAGCTAATCGACGGGGTGCTCGATGGCTAA
- a CDS encoding helix-hairpin-helix domain-containing protein, giving the protein MSRNAAVADRLDEMADRLEATGVEYKPRAYRQAADNIRGHTVAIETLAEEGVAGVKQIDRVGDAIAQKVVEYLDTGEIEELEALREELPVDIEAITRVEGVGPKTAADLYETLGIEDLDDLEAAAEAGEIQEVKGFGATTEQNILDGIPFARESHQRELLGDAQPLADRLLAYLRDLDAVEAADTAGSLRRWRPTVGDVDVLAASDAGEAVIEQFTDFDGEIIEAGTSKASLRVDGLRVDLRVVVTEEWGSALQYFTGSRDHNIVVRNRALDMDLKVNEYGVFDVSEVDDPDAGQRVGERVAGETEASMYEALDLPHIPPELREDRGEIDAAAAGDLPTLIEEGDLRGDLHLHTDASDGQDSVAGMIQGAADRGYDYLAVTDHATGPGMVGGVGVGDDGLLELAETVREAASDTDLRVFTGVEANIGEDGSVSVADDVLADLDCVVASPHAALDGDGTDRLVAAVEHPEVNILGHPTGRLLNRREGLDLDMERIAETAAANDTALEINANPSRLDLRGGYVKQAIEAGTTIVVNTDAHQPSSLDFARFGVHTARRGWAEADDVLNTRNADGIADFLGL; this is encoded by the coding sequence ATGAGCCGAAACGCCGCCGTCGCCGACCGACTCGACGAGATGGCAGACCGGCTTGAGGCCACCGGCGTCGAGTACAAACCCCGCGCCTACCGGCAGGCGGCCGACAACATCCGCGGCCACACCGTCGCCATCGAAACGCTCGCCGAGGAGGGCGTCGCGGGCGTCAAACAGATCGACCGCGTCGGCGACGCCATCGCACAGAAGGTCGTCGAGTATCTCGACACCGGGGAAATCGAGGAACTGGAAGCGTTGCGCGAGGAGCTACCGGTCGACATCGAGGCCATCACGCGCGTCGAGGGAGTCGGACCGAAGACCGCGGCCGACCTCTACGAGACGCTCGGTATCGAGGACTTGGACGACCTCGAAGCCGCGGCCGAGGCCGGCGAGATTCAGGAAGTGAAGGGATTCGGCGCGACGACCGAACAGAACATCCTCGACGGGATTCCCTTCGCCCGCGAGAGCCACCAGCGCGAGCTACTGGGCGATGCCCAGCCGCTCGCCGACCGCCTGCTCGCGTATCTGCGCGACCTCGATGCGGTCGAGGCCGCCGACACCGCCGGGTCGCTCCGGCGCTGGCGACCGACCGTCGGTGACGTGGACGTGCTGGCGGCAAGCGACGCTGGCGAGGCGGTAATCGAGCAGTTCACCGACTTCGACGGTGAGATCATCGAGGCCGGCACCTCGAAGGCGAGTCTGCGCGTCGACGGCCTGCGCGTCGACCTCCGGGTCGTCGTCACCGAGGAGTGGGGAAGCGCGCTCCAGTATTTCACCGGCAGCCGCGACCACAACATCGTCGTCCGCAACCGCGCGCTCGATATGGACCTGAAGGTGAACGAGTACGGCGTCTTCGACGTGTCGGAGGTGGACGACCCCGACGCCGGCCAGCGGGTCGGCGAGCGCGTCGCCGGCGAGACCGAGGCCTCGATGTACGAGGCGCTCGATCTGCCACACATCCCCCCAGAACTCCGCGAGGACAGGGGCGAAATCGACGCCGCGGCCGCCGGCGACCTCCCGACGCTCATCGAGGAGGGTGACCTCCGTGGCGACCTCCACCTCCACACCGACGCCTCCGACGGGCAGGACTCCGTTGCCGGGATGATTCAGGGAGCCGCCGACCGCGGCTACGACTATCTCGCCGTCACCGACCACGCGACCGGTCCGGGGATGGTCGGCGGCGTCGGGGTCGGCGACGATGGCCTGCTCGAACTCGCCGAGACGGTTCGCGAGGCGGCCAGCGACACCGACCTCCGCGTGTTCACGGGCGTCGAGGCGAACATCGGCGAGGACGGCTCCGTCAGCGTGGCCGACGACGTGCTCGCGGACCTCGACTGCGTAGTCGCCTCGCCACACGCCGCGCTCGACGGTGACGGAACCGATCGACTCGTCGCCGCCGTCGAACACCCCGAGGTGAACATCCTCGGTCACCCGACCGGTCGACTGCTGAACCGCCGTGAAGGACTCGACCTCGATATGGAGCGAATCGCAGAGACCGCCGCGGCGAACGATACCGCGCTTGAAATCAATGCGAATCCGAGCCGGCTCGACCTCCGGGGTGGCTACGTCAAGCAGGCAATCGAGGCCGGCACGACCATCGTCGTCAACACCGACGCCCACCAGCCGTCGAGTCTCGATTTCGCCCGGTTCGGCGTCCACACCGCTCGCCGCGGCTGGGCCGAGGCCGACGACGTGCTCAACACGCGAAACGCCGACGGAATCGCCGACTTCCTCGGACTGTGA
- a CDS encoding Mut7-C RNAse domain-containing protein: MSDGPFLLDVMCGKLATMLRVCGYDAAYALDRGVQDDDRLLDIARREDRTLLTRDVELATRAGDRGVCLTERDTDGQLRELAARGLDISLDPDPDYCGDCNGPVEAVPDGDPTPDYAPSTDECAVWRCRDCGQCFWKGSHWDSMKERLAAI; this comes from the coding sequence GTGAGCGACGGCCCGTTCCTGCTCGACGTGATGTGCGGGAAGCTGGCGACGATGCTCCGGGTGTGTGGCTACGACGCCGCCTACGCGCTCGACCGCGGGGTACAGGACGACGACCGCCTGCTCGACATCGCGCGGCGCGAGGACCGAACCCTGCTCACCCGCGATGTCGAACTGGCAACGCGGGCCGGCGACCGGGGTGTCTGTCTCACCGAGCGCGACACCGACGGCCAGCTGCGCGAACTCGCGGCCCGCGGACTCGACATCTCGCTCGACCCCGACCCGGACTACTGTGGTGACTGCAACGGACCGGTCGAGGCTGTTCCCGACGGGGACCCGACGCCCGACTACGCGCCGTCGACGGACGAGTGTGCCGTCTGGCGGTGTCGCGACTGCGGGCAGTGCTTCTGGAAAGGGTCACACTGGGACTCGATGAAGGAGCGACTCGCGGCGATTTAG
- a CDS encoding D-aminoacyl-tRNA deacylase: MLAVVVSRADKASEHIGEQLLALGSWTEHEDASRPDAEGGGTVYRTDGIELRTFEELHIHAEGLVSAFEAPDRLFVASRHAGDTGPLLTTHPTGNPGPAEHGGDNASFARADPDSLAALLDAFDEYAPDGYGTAIECTHHGPTDIDCPSLFVELGSDDEQWDDPAGARAVARAIFDARDAPATRRPFVGVGGGHYVPRFERITRETDWSPGHMLADWSLDEMAHPREAEATIRAAFERSGARHAVVEGDHPVLCEVIESLGYRVVSETFTQTTDGVPLSTVETVEAAVTTVDDGLRFGTPATGYEGEVVVRTLPESLASEAANIDTDAARAAVASAAVAFETEEGGTRPIGRVALAEESAFDAIVEALADVLRDSYESVEVTDEAVLARDQQFKPEKAATLGVGEGPAFGALAAGESVEVDGRTIDPEVVHETREERFPVKS; the protein is encoded by the coding sequence ATGCTTGCTGTCGTCGTCTCGCGTGCGGACAAAGCTTCAGAACACATCGGCGAGCAGCTGCTCGCGCTCGGCTCGTGGACGGAACACGAGGACGCGAGCCGGCCGGACGCCGAGGGTGGCGGGACGGTGTACCGAACCGACGGCATCGAACTCCGGACGTTCGAGGAACTCCACATCCACGCCGAGGGACTCGTGTCGGCGTTCGAGGCCCCCGACCGCCTGTTCGTCGCCAGCCGGCACGCCGGCGACACCGGACCGCTGTTGACGACCCACCCGACCGGGAATCCCGGACCGGCCGAACACGGCGGCGACAACGCCAGTTTCGCCCGCGCGGACCCGGATTCGCTCGCGGCGCTGCTCGATGCGTTCGACGAGTACGCGCCCGACGGCTACGGGACGGCAATCGAGTGTACCCACCACGGACCGACCGACATCGACTGTCCCTCGCTGTTCGTGGAACTCGGAAGCGACGACGAGCAGTGGGACGACCCCGCCGGCGCGCGCGCCGTCGCACGGGCAATTTTCGACGCGAGAGACGCTCCGGCGACACGGCGGCCGTTCGTCGGCGTCGGCGGCGGCCACTACGTCCCGCGATTCGAGCGCATCACCCGCGAGACGGACTGGTCGCCGGGCCACATGCTCGCGGACTGGTCGCTCGACGAGATGGCGCATCCCCGGGAGGCCGAGGCGACGATTCGGGCCGCCTTCGAGCGGTCCGGCGCGCGCCACGCCGTCGTGGAGGGTGACCATCCCGTCCTGTGTGAGGTCATCGAGTCGCTCGGTTACCGCGTCGTGAGCGAGACGTTCACGCAGACGACGGACGGCGTCCCGCTCTCGACCGTCGAGACCGTCGAGGCGGCCGTCACGACGGTCGATGACGGGCTCCGATTCGGTACGCCGGCGACCGGCTACGAGGGCGAGGTCGTCGTCCGAACGCTGCCAGAGTCGCTGGCGAGCGAGGCGGCGAACATCGACACCGATGCGGCGCGGGCGGCCGTCGCGAGCGCGGCGGTGGCGTTCGAGACCGAGGAGGGCGGAACCCGGCCGATCGGGCGGGTAGCACTCGCCGAGGAGTCGGCGTTCGACGCTATCGTTGAGGCGTTGGCCGACGTGTTGCGCGACAGCTACGAGTCGGTCGAGGTGACCGACGAGGCCGTCCTCGCGCGCGACCAGCAGTTCAAGCCGGAGAAGGCCGCGACCCTCGGCGTGGGGGAGGGACCGGCCTTCGGTGCGCTGGCCGCCGGCGAGTCGGTCGAAGTGGACGGCCGCACCATCGACCCCGAGGTCGTCCACGAGACGCGCGAAGAGCGGTTCCCGGTGAAGTCATAA
- the sppA gene encoding signal peptide peptidase SppA encodes MSLGRTLGRVAALAVSVVVAAVVSWYLFVEQVADLADLLGILLVLASVLTALQLASRLLDGKYPAYNVAEVAVEGPIMRDGGGGTLPSSPTTPGADEITEQIDRADEDPGVEALLVKLNTPGGAVVPSDDIRLAIERFDGPAIAYTTDTCASGGYWIASACDELWARTGSVVGSIGVRGSRFTATELLDTAGVEYEQFTAGEYKEAGVPFTELEEDEREYLQGIVDGYYDEFVDVVAAGRDLDPEFVRSTEAKVYLGPEAAELGLVDELGTRRDVEEQLEADLGEVTVREFEPSRGPLSAVRGGAASMAYAFGRGVTDSVDGDAEFRLRR; translated from the coding sequence ATGAGTCTGGGACGAACACTCGGTCGCGTCGCCGCGCTCGCCGTGAGCGTCGTCGTGGCGGCCGTCGTAAGCTGGTATCTGTTCGTAGAGCAAGTGGCGGACCTCGCGGACCTGCTGGGGATTCTCCTCGTGCTCGCGAGCGTGCTCACCGCACTCCAGCTTGCGAGCCGACTGCTCGACGGGAAGTATCCGGCGTACAACGTCGCAGAGGTGGCAGTCGAGGGACCAATCATGCGCGACGGCGGGGGCGGCACGCTCCCGAGTTCGCCGACGACGCCGGGCGCAGACGAGATTACCGAACAGATCGACCGCGCCGACGAGGACCCCGGCGTGGAGGCGCTGCTCGTGAAGCTGAACACGCCGGGCGGGGCGGTCGTTCCGAGCGACGACATCCGGCTCGCAATCGAGCGGTTCGACGGGCCGGCGATTGCGTACACGACCGACACCTGCGCGTCGGGCGGCTACTGGATTGCGAGCGCCTGTGACGAGCTGTGGGCACGCACCGGCAGCGTCGTCGGCTCCATCGGCGTTCGGGGCTCGCGGTTCACGGCGACGGAGCTGCTCGATACCGCGGGCGTCGAGTACGAGCAGTTCACCGCCGGCGAGTACAAGGAGGCCGGCGTCCCGTTCACCGAACTGGAGGAGGACGAGCGCGAGTACCTCCAGGGGATTGTCGACGGCTACTACGACGAGTTCGTCGACGTGGTCGCAGCGGGCCGCGACCTCGACCCCGAGTTCGTCCGGTCGACGGAGGCGAAGGTGTATCTCGGCCCCGAGGCCGCCGAGCTGGGACTGGTCGACGAGTTGGGGACGCGCCGCGACGTGGAGGAGCAACTCGAAGCGGACCTCGGTGAGGTGACGGTCCGCGAGTTCGAGCCGTCGCGTGGCCCGCTGTCGGCGGTCCGGGGTGGGGCGGCGTCGATGGCGTACGCGTTCGGGCGCGGGGTAACCGACAGCGTGGACGGCGACGCCGAGTTCCGGCTCCGGCGGTAG
- a CDS encoding DUF7139 domain-containing protein, which translates to MTSLADVYDGGASGPGRQRLYAGLGLFAAGAVATVVGIVFGTSSGGGGVAGFDVTTTRTLAGVFAGLGLPAIFLGAMTVLPKASRGIRLASWAGAVVAVAGVVAFVSVYPSNWFGMTPDYTLPVTAVYFVGVITTFWSLFVAVANFKARNDPGGTVKLEVTREGKTRVVEVSNDRLRQGLGGIGLLGETPDGDAETQTNAPETTRSRQQSTPGTGGAQVLGSDGGATTESIQEVDGSSPEPGVDQLSTTSDRESAVGDRYCGNCSEFKYVRTDDGLQPYCGLHEEVMDDMDACSEWTAD; encoded by the coding sequence ATGACAAGCCTCGCTGACGTGTACGACGGTGGGGCGAGCGGGCCGGGTCGACAGCGGCTCTACGCCGGCCTCGGGCTGTTCGCCGCCGGCGCGGTTGCCACGGTGGTCGGCATCGTGTTCGGAACCTCCTCCGGCGGCGGCGGCGTCGCGGGCTTCGACGTGACGACGACGCGGACGCTCGCGGGCGTGTTCGCCGGGCTTGGCCTGCCGGCGATTTTCCTCGGCGCGATGACCGTCCTCCCGAAGGCCTCACGCGGAATTCGGCTCGCGAGTTGGGCCGGCGCGGTCGTGGCCGTCGCCGGCGTCGTCGCCTTCGTCAGCGTCTACCCGAGCAACTGGTTCGGGATGACGCCCGACTACACCCTCCCCGTGACGGCCGTCTACTTCGTCGGCGTCATCACGACGTTCTGGAGTCTCTTCGTCGCGGTCGCGAACTTCAAGGCGCGCAACGACCCCGGCGGCACCGTCAAGCTGGAGGTCACCCGCGAGGGGAAGACCCGCGTCGTCGAGGTGTCGAACGACCGGCTCCGGCAGGGGCTGGGCGGTATCGGGCTGCTCGGCGAGACGCCCGACGGCGACGCCGAGACACAGACGAACGCTCCGGAGACGACCCGCTCGCGCCAGCAGTCCACGCCGGGGACGGGCGGCGCGCAGGTGCTCGGCTCCGACGGCGGCGCGACGACGGAGTCAATTCAAGAGGTCGACGGGTCCTCGCCGGAGCCGGGCGTCGACCAGCTTTCCACGACATCGGACCGTGAGTCCGCCGTCGGCGACCGCTACTGTGGCAACTGTAGCGAGTTCAAGTACGTCCGCACCGACGACGGTCTGCAGCCGTACTGCGGGCTTCACGAGGAGGTCATGGACGACATGGACGCCTGCTCAGAGTGGACGGCCGACTAA
- a CDS encoding diphthine--ammonia ligase, whose product MNTPWVSLFSGGKDSSWALYRALEAGHPVERLVTVHPEGDSYMYHTPATHLARLAAESVGIELLEVEPSDFEADSAVDSGEQGDAELEPLERALETLHEEWGGIGGITAGAVESEYQTSRIQAMCDRLDAELFAPLWQEDPRELADAMLDAGFEILIIQVAAYGLDESWLGRTLDREAIAELESLNEEYGVHVLGEGGEFETFVVDGPHMDRRINLAYETVWEGDRGHIEITDAWLAEQ is encoded by the coding sequence ATGAACACACCGTGGGTGAGTCTGTTCTCCGGCGGCAAGGACTCCTCGTGGGCGCTGTACCGCGCACTCGAGGCCGGCCACCCGGTCGAGCGACTCGTCACCGTCCACCCGGAGGGGGATTCCTACATGTATCACACGCCGGCGACGCACCTCGCCCGGCTGGCCGCCGAGTCGGTCGGCATCGAGCTACTGGAGGTCGAGCCGTCGGATTTCGAGGCCGACAGCGCCGTCGACTCCGGCGAGCAGGGCGACGCCGAACTCGAACCGCTGGAGCGCGCACTCGAAACGCTGCACGAAGAGTGGGGTGGTATCGGTGGTATCACTGCCGGTGCGGTCGAAAGCGAGTACCAGACCTCGCGCATTCAGGCGATGTGCGACCGGCTCGACGCCGAGCTGTTCGCCCCGCTGTGGCAGGAGGACCCCCGCGAGTTGGCGGACGCGATGCTCGATGCTGGCTTCGAGATTCTCATCATTCAGGTCGCTGCCTACGGGTTAGACGAGTCGTGGCTCGGGCGCACCCTCGACCGCGAGGCCATCGCCGAACTCGAATCGCTCAACGAGGAGTACGGCGTCCACGTCCTCGGAGAGGGCGGCGAGTTCGAGACGTTCGTCGTCGACGGCCCGCACATGGACCGGCGCATCAATCTGGCGTACGAGACGGTGTGGGAAGGTGATCGTGGCCACATCGAGATTACCGACGCGTGGCTTGCCGAACAGTAA
- a CDS encoding sugar phosphate nucleotidyltransferase encodes MKAVVLAGGYATRLWPITRHRPKMLLPIGDTTVIDRVFAELERDDRIEEVFVSTNEAFADEFEAYLAEGDFEKPVLSVEDTTGESEKFGVVGALGQLVEREGVADDLVVIAGDNLIGFDVSEFIDAFESHDAPTLAAYDVGSRDKATSYGVIDVEDDRVVDFEEKPDDPPSSLVSIACYAFPEESLRFEEYLADGNNPDEPGWFIQWLVEHDEVYAFPFDEAWFDIGTPESYLAAVAWALDGESLVSDDAVVIDSDIGENVHVMAGARIVDSTLSNTVVFENATVLDCEIHDSIIDEETKVEDIDLAGALIGAHSQLGNTE; translated from the coding sequence ATGAAAGCAGTCGTCCTCGCCGGCGGATACGCGACCCGGCTTTGGCCCATCACCAGACACCGCCCGAAGATGCTCCTCCCCATCGGCGACACGACGGTCATCGACCGCGTGTTCGCCGAACTGGAACGCGACGACCGCATCGAGGAGGTGTTCGTCTCCACCAACGAGGCCTTCGCCGACGAGTTCGAGGCGTACCTCGCCGAGGGCGACTTCGAGAAGCCCGTCCTCTCGGTGGAAGACACCACGGGCGAGTCGGAGAAGTTCGGCGTCGTCGGCGCGCTCGGCCAGCTCGTCGAGCGCGAGGGCGTCGCGGACGACCTCGTCGTCATCGCCGGCGACAACCTCATCGGCTTCGACGTGTCCGAGTTCATCGACGCGTTCGAGTCACACGACGCCCCGACGCTCGCTGCCTACGACGTCGGCTCGCGCGACAAGGCCACCTCCTACGGCGTCATCGACGTGGAGGACGACCGCGTCGTCGACTTCGAGGAGAAGCCGGACGACCCGCCGAGTTCCCTCGTCTCCATCGCGTGTTACGCCTTCCCCGAAGAGAGCCTCCGGTTCGAGGAGTATCTCGCCGACGGCAACAACCCCGACGAGCCGGGGTGGTTCATCCAGTGGCTCGTCGAGCACGACGAGGTGTACGCGTTCCCGTTCGACGAGGCGTGGTTCGACATCGGCACGCCCGAGTCGTATCTCGCTGCCGTCGCGTGGGCGCTCGACGGTGAGTCTCTCGTCAGCGACGACGCCGTCGTCATCGACTCCGACATCGGCGAGAACGTCCACGTCATGGCGGGTGCCCGCATCGTCGACTCCACGCTCTCGAACACCGTCGTCTTCGAGAACGCTACCGTCCTCGACTGTGAGATTCACGACTCCATCATCGACGAGGAGACGAAAGTCGAGGATATCGACCTCGCGGGCGCGCTCATCGGCGCACACTCACAGCTCGGCAACACCGAGTAG
- a CDS encoding DUF5788 family protein produces MQEYEREILLERIGRESATVGASIPDRIEVQGEEVDLQEFVFEIKRRDTIPDGERERVERAKKNLRRERLQRKQRIEGETDEDLTFTDGEQLAEDIIGIDRALAALESLRPTDIEGERERQETADTKRWLNFLKQALGHENNSQLGGR; encoded by the coding sequence ATGCAGGAGTACGAGCGCGAGATACTGCTCGAACGAATCGGGCGCGAGAGCGCCACCGTCGGCGCGTCCATCCCCGACCGTATCGAGGTGCAGGGCGAGGAGGTCGATCTGCAGGAGTTCGTCTTCGAAATCAAGCGCCGGGATACGATTCCGGACGGCGAGCGTGAGCGCGTCGAGCGCGCGAAGAAGAACCTCCGACGGGAGCGACTCCAGCGCAAACAGCGCATCGAGGGCGAGACGGACGAGGACCTCACGTTCACGGACGGCGAGCAGTTGGCCGAAGATATCATCGGTATCGACCGGGCGCTCGCGGCGCTCGAATCGCTCCGGCCGACGGATATCGAGGGAGAGCGCGAGCGCCAGGAGACGGCCGACACCAAACGCTGGCTGAACTTCCTGAAACAGGCGCTCGGCCACGAGAATAACTCGCAGTTGGGTGGACGATGA
- a CDS encoding DUF373 family protein has translation MTTLVVCVDRAGLTDEPVIGWEAVRALVTDIGIEDPGDSRVNSTLEALKVTRDLRDENEDAEVAVVSGGGDAVSADRAVAAGLDTIIERVNPDSAVVVVASAEAERLVHIVESRLRVDAVDRVVVRQSHDIESTYYVLKQFLADEELRSTVLVPLGATLLAFPILLLLAESVTLAVAIVVAALGVFLLYKGLGVDELANDLPGQIREAFYSGQVSLVTYVVAAGLTLIGAFVGAIPATGMDDPFLAVMEFVYTAVPWLATAALAASAGRLADELLEDESVRSALLNLPFGVVAVGLVVRGFAGYFLERGDVLGPARVPALSFGPISVAPFELATLERLALFVAASLAVSVCGILVVSYITDREEVGELSSP, from the coding sequence GTGACGACTCTCGTCGTGTGTGTCGACCGCGCTGGCCTGACCGACGAGCCGGTCATCGGCTGGGAGGCCGTGCGGGCGCTCGTCACCGACATCGGCATCGAGGACCCCGGTGACTCCCGGGTGAACTCGACGCTGGAGGCGCTGAAGGTGACGCGCGACCTGCGCGACGAGAACGAAGACGCAGAGGTGGCGGTGGTGTCGGGCGGCGGTGACGCGGTGAGTGCCGACCGCGCCGTCGCGGCCGGACTCGACACCATCATCGAGCGCGTGAATCCGGATTCGGCGGTCGTGGTCGTCGCGAGCGCCGAGGCCGAGCGGTTGGTCCACATCGTGGAGTCGCGGCTCCGAGTCGACGCCGTCGACCGCGTCGTCGTGCGCCAGAGCCACGACATCGAGTCGACGTACTACGTGCTCAAACAGTTCCTCGCCGACGAGGAGCTGCGGTCGACGGTGCTCGTCCCGCTGGGCGCGACGCTGCTGGCGTTTCCGATACTCCTGTTGCTCGCGGAGTCGGTGACGCTCGCGGTCGCTATCGTCGTCGCCGCGCTGGGCGTGTTCCTGCTGTACAAGGGTCTGGGCGTGGACGAGCTGGCGAACGATCTCCCCGGCCAGATTCGCGAGGCGTTCTACTCCGGGCAGGTGTCGCTCGTCACCTACGTGGTGGCGGCGGGGCTGACCCTCATCGGGGCGTTCGTCGGCGCGATTCCCGCGACCGGGATGGACGACCCGTTCCTCGCGGTGATGGAGTTCGTCTACACCGCGGTGCCGTGGCTGGCGACGGCCGCGCTCGCTGCCTCTGCCGGCCGACTGGCCGACGAACTGCTCGAAGACGAGTCGGTTCGGTCCGCCCTGTTGAACCTCCCCTTCGGCGTGGTCGCGGTCGGACTCGTCGTCCGCGGCTTCGCTGGCTACTTCCTCGAACGCGGTGACGTGCTCGGGCCGGCACGGGTGCCGGCACTCTCCTTCGGGCCGATCTCCGTCGCCCCCTTCGAACTCGCGACGTTAGAGCGACTGGCGCTGTTCGTCGCCGCCAGCCTCGCCGTCTCCGTCTGTGGCATCCTCGTCGTCAGCTACATCACCGACCGCGAGGAGGTCGGCGAGCTGTCCAGTCCGTGA